taaatttgtattatgcataattttattttttgtggtgATATATAAGGGAGATTTTTGtataaatccaaaataaataaataaataaacaaataaaaaggaCACGTGGGCTTAAAGCAAAAGCCCAAACCAAATAATACAAAAAGCGAAAGCTCTGACAGACACTGCCTCCTCTACACGCGGCGAAGCGCACTCTCACGGCTTCGACACCACTCACTCAACTCTTTCGCTGAATTTcgtttataaatttcaaaaaaaaaaaaaatctttcttttCCCAATCTAAATCCAAATCCGGAAAACCCACTTCCCCAAAATCAAAACCCCTTTTCGTCATTGTAAACAGAGGAAGCGTTAGGAATAGTTGAGTCTGGGTTGGGAATTTTGTTTGTATGGCAAAAAGACAATCCAGCATTTAAGCGGTCTTCTTGTTTTTTCGTCATTGTAATTTAATGTTTGGATATGCTGAGGGATATGCTGAAGGCTTAAATTAAGAATATCGGATcagattttccttttttgtgtgcctgtaattaagtttatttatcttctgtttttttgttctttccaTTCTCTCTCAGTCGCttctttgttattatatttctcattcttcttattttcttttcaatccTCACTCCAAAATCAAGATCAAAATCGTCAATGTGGTCCTCCACTGTCCACTCAAATCTCGAGAGTTTCCTCCACTGTATTACGCCCAGTCCTCCGTCGAGACGTCTTCCTCAGGTACGGCGGTTCCTTTCTCTTCTTGTTCAGTTTTGACTTTTTTCTCTTGATTCCTGAAAAAATTCCATGTTCTTCTtattgattttcctttttttaaaattattttaatgatattttattattattattactattattatttatatcaatggATGCTGGCTGCTTGTTTTTCTGGAAGAACAAAAAGTAGAAGAAAGTCAAATGGTTCAGTCCGAAACATTGACAGATTTTGTGGCTAAAGtcattaaatttaatcttaaaacgacaccgttttgtaaaAGTCTTAATCCATGTTTTGAAATTAGctgatttattgatatttatcattagatttaatccaaaaaaaatcCACTGGTAGATGTTTATCTTAAAGTTCAGAAAATCTAAAtccaattaatattattaatatatataaatttattatattattatcagaataattttagttttttagtaAATTTGAGGGATAATTTAACTTGGTGAGGGGTGGGCCCAGTTTAGGTACACAATCGGAAAGAAGAACCAAATATAATATACAGAAGATGCCATGAATATTCTCCAAACtctatattaaaataataatatttatttttttattggtaaGTTTTTTAGTTGTTATTTCCTTGTTTTAATTGTGCTCAATATTTGACCAATTGGAGTTTGGACCGTTCAGGTGGTAGCCCATATGGGTAACTGTCAGTGACACGTGTATGAtgtataattaatgaatttcttCTGTATTTATGTTAATGGATAAGCTTGAGTTGTGTaaggataatattaattattatataccatttataaatataattctgATTACTAAATTTTTGGTAAATTATCAATGGCAATTCACCATTTTAATCTTCTTTAACATTTTCCTTTGGGGCACAATGTTATCATATTTCATTATTCTAATAATAGTGGACCAAAGATGTTATGTGTGAAGAGCTTATACAtgtctaattatttattgaagttttacttttaattagggttttattttttggttatgCCCAAGTGCAGGCATACAAATGAGCCTTACCACACTTGAGTTGCTCATGGATCTATTCGATTATTGTTGAATTGAGCATAACTTGAGTGGCTCGAGTTAAGCTCTCTAGTTGAGTTTAAGTGACTCAAGTTAGCTCAGTTCAAGTTCAATTctcaaatcgagtttgagcttgttAATGATTGGCTTGATGAGCTTGCAAGCCCATTACTTAACTcgagtaaaatattaattaacctttaaaagttttaaaactttactttaatacctttaaaataaaattttaatttttgctcttatactaaaaaaaattattttttgactttgaatatgaggtataaatgataataaatatataagtttatgagtttaaatgttattttttaaaatcgagTTCGAATTGGTCGTTTCCGtcttgaactcaaactcaagcaaGAACTTTCTTGCTTGACTAGCTCAAGTTTTGCCTTAATGTCATCTAGCCAAACTCAAACAAAGTATTACTTAACTCTGTTTGATTACTCTTCCAGCTAAGTGGATGTGGAAAATGAAATCAGGAAACAATTCTAACCATTGGTTTATCTCTAAACGCATGTTATTGCAGTTAAGACCAGAAACAATGCTTGTTCTGGAAGTTTTAAAAGGATTTCCTTgggagaaatattattttgttttacatCTACAGGCATTCAAATTACTATAGCTGAGAATATCTAACTCTTGGTATTTGATTCCTGTATATGTATTCCATTGGTCAATAGATGTAGATCTCAATTGCaatttttaaatgttgaaattgttttttttttttccctctaaaatAAATTGCAAATTGCTTTCTGAAAAATTGGCAGAGCTGTATTCATGAAATAAACAGCCAATGGCAACCACTTGATAAGGATGTAGTTGAATATTTCACATTGGGAGATCTCTGGAATTGCTATGATGAATGGAGTGCATATGGTGCTGGAACATCGGTGGTGTTAGATAGCAGTGAGGATGTTATGCAATTCTATGTTCCTTACCTATCGGCCATTCAGATCTACACTAATAAGCCTGTTGCCACTTCGAGGTTGTCAACAAATCTTTTTCATGTTTCGTGTGCGAAATTCAAGTCTTTTGTTGTTGTTAGTAGCAATTAGACTGAGCATTCCTGTTATCCTAATGTAGGACTCTGAGGGAGGATGCTGAtgttattgaatttgaaagtgATTCTTGGAGTGATGATAGTGGGAGTGATAAGTTATCAAGGTCTCTCAGCGACCACTCTAGCAGGACTTGGGATGCCATTTCTGAGGATTCAAACTTGGACCAGGATGGCTCATGGCCATTGAACAATAAGCTTGGGTACCTTAACTTCCAGTACTTCGAGATGGCTTCTCCTTACTGGAGGGTTCCATTTAAGGAAAAGGTAATTATTGTCCATTTTTATCTTGCTGTCCTTGTTAAAAGAAATAGACAGCTTAGGCTGCTTAGCATTATTGGCTTGTTTACttgcataataaaataaattgccATCTTATCAATCTATACAAATATTAGTGTAGCCTTTTCCTGTGCTGCATAAATTTGATTgttgaaacaaaattttgtttcagaTAACTGAATTAACTCAAAATAATCCGGGGCTATTGACCCTCAGAAGCGTGGATCTCTCACCTGCTAGTTGGATGGCCGTTGCATGGTAAGCATG
This sequence is a window from Mangifera indica cultivar Alphonso chromosome 20, CATAS_Mindica_2.1, whole genome shotgun sequence. Protein-coding genes within it:
- the LOC123204424 gene encoding uncharacterized protein LOC123204424 yields the protein MWSSTVHSNLESFLHCITPSPPSRRLPQSCIHEINSQWQPLDKDVVEYFTLGDLWNCYDEWSAYGAGTSVVLDSSEDVMQFYVPYLSAIQIYTNKPVATSRTLREDADVIEFESDSWSDDSGSDKLSRSLSDHSSRTWDAISEDSNLDQDGSWPLNNKLGYLNFQYFEMASPYWRVPFKEKITELTQNNPGLLTLRSVDLSPASWMAVAWYPIYHIPSKKNEKDLSTCFLSYHTLSSSFQDSMVEHDNNGNPKGEGGRRVPLTPFGLASYKMQGDIWVNPDASDQEKLIDLHCAADSWLKQLNVNHHDFSFFTHHSSKSVCMFT